One window from the genome of bacterium encodes:
- a CDS encoding NADH-quinone oxidoreductase subunit I, whose amino-acid sequence MADRERGFFPGLVSLLSGLGVTFRSIFRRRVTIQYPHEPVPVSPRYRGPVRLISDDVAAEHKCIGCLACQRICPTHAIPVLTTRKNEQNKNEPVDFVIDDALCCYCGLCVDVCPTEALEHTRIGDMAAYSPSLLRREILKDNVITSDNFPTRKGKTGGKA is encoded by the coding sequence ATGGCAGATCGCGAACGAGGATTCTTCCCCGGACTGGTTAGTCTATTAAGCGGCCTCGGCGTGACTTTCCGCAGCATCTTCCGGCGCCGCGTTACAATTCAGTATCCGCATGAACCGGTGCCTGTATCACCGCGCTATCGCGGCCCGGTTCGTTTGATTTCGGACGATGTTGCGGCTGAACACAAGTGCATTGGTTGCTTGGCGTGTCAGCGCATCTGTCCAACGCACGCAATCCCTGTCTTGACGACGAGGAAGAACGAGCAGAACAAGAACGAACCAGTAGACTTTGTGATCGATGATGCGCTCTGCTGTTACTGCGGACTATGTGTCGACGTTTGTCCCACAGAGGCGCTTGAGCATACAAGGATCGGTGACATGGCGGCCTATTCTCCTTCTCTCTTGAGACGCGAAATCCTTAAAGACAATGTCATAACCTCTGACAACTTCCCGACTCGCAAGGGCAAAACGGGAGGCAAAGCGTGA